The following proteins are co-located in the Trichormus variabilis 0441 genome:
- a CDS encoding B12-binding domain-containing radical SAM protein translates to MKALLLYPRFPQSFWSYDRFIEIAGLKALLPPLGIITVAALLPKNWEIKFCDRNVNPETEADWEWCDLVILSAMLVQKPDFHALIQKAVRLGKKVAVGGPYPTSIPQDALNSGAHYLILDEGELTVPQFLEALNQGQEQGIFRSLEKPDVSQSPMPRFDLLQRDAYLMMAIQFSRGCPFNCEFCDIITLYGRKPRTKEPQQTIAELEALYDLGWRGSLFIVDDNFIGNQRNVKRLLRELIPWMKQHNYPFTFITEASVNLAEDEEMLQLMSEAGFYAVFLGIETPDQDSLQVTQKLQNTRNPLVEACRKINEAGMLIYAGFILGFDGERPGAGERIQAFVEQTSIPQPMLGILQALPNTALWTRLQKEERLLENQGVGGTEVGDQNTLMNFIPTRSIDAIAREYVDGLWTLYEPSNYLRRCFQQCLSIGVPSKRKQTMQFSPGKGLRLVAQLIWHQGLRRPEIRWQFWQQLWTILVKKPQVLNMYLGLCAAGEHFWEYRTLARERITQQLGYDPLKVSVLPKPELMLTK, encoded by the coding sequence ATGAAAGCACTACTGCTCTATCCTCGGTTCCCTCAGTCTTTTTGGTCTTATGACCGCTTTATCGAAATTGCTGGACTCAAAGCTCTCTTGCCCCCATTGGGAATTATTACAGTTGCAGCACTGCTACCCAAGAACTGGGAAATTAAATTTTGCGATCGCAACGTCAATCCGGAAACAGAAGCTGATTGGGAGTGGTGTGACCTCGTTATCCTTTCGGCAATGCTAGTGCAGAAACCAGATTTTCATGCCCTAATTCAAAAAGCAGTACGCTTAGGCAAAAAAGTAGCAGTCGGTGGCCCTTACCCAACATCAATACCACAAGATGCCTTGAACTCTGGAGCGCATTATTTGATTTTGGATGAGGGCGAGTTGACAGTTCCTCAGTTTCTGGAAGCCCTCAACCAAGGTCAAGAACAAGGAATCTTTCGCTCTCTAGAAAAACCTGATGTTAGCCAAAGCCCGATGCCCCGTTTTGACTTGCTACAACGGGATGCTTACTTGATGATGGCTATCCAGTTTTCTCGCGGTTGCCCCTTTAACTGCGAGTTTTGCGATATTATTACGCTCTACGGTCGCAAACCACGTACAAAAGAGCCTCAGCAAACTATAGCTGAGTTGGAGGCTCTTTATGATTTAGGCTGGCGAGGGTCACTGTTCATAGTTGATGACAACTTTATTGGCAATCAGCGTAACGTCAAACGCCTCCTGCGAGAGTTAATTCCTTGGATGAAGCAGCACAACTATCCCTTCACCTTCATCACAGAAGCTTCTGTGAATCTGGCCGAAGATGAAGAAATGCTGCAATTAATGAGTGAAGCAGGTTTTTATGCAGTTTTTCTTGGCATAGAAACTCCTGACCAAGATAGTTTGCAAGTCACACAAAAACTGCAAAACACTCGCAATCCACTTGTAGAAGCCTGTCGTAAGATCAATGAAGCAGGAATGCTGATTTATGCAGGGTTTATCCTTGGTTTTGATGGAGAACGCCCAGGAGCAGGAGAACGAATTCAAGCTTTTGTAGAACAAACGAGTATTCCTCAACCGATGTTGGGTATCCTTCAAGCTTTGCCCAATACTGCTTTGTGGACTCGTCTGCAAAAAGAGGAGCGTTTATTAGAGAATCAGGGTGTTGGTGGTACTGAAGTGGGAGACCAAAATACCTTAATGAATTTCATTCCCACCCGCTCCATCGATGCGATCGCTAGAGAGTATGTAGACGGCTTGTGGACATTATACGAACCCAGCAACTATCTCCGGCGATGTTTTCAGCAATGTCTGAGTATTGGCGTGCCTTCAAAGCGAAAGCAAACCATGCAATTTTCTCCAGGTAAGGGATTGCGGCTCGTTGCTCAGTTAATTTGGCATCAGGGCTTACGACGACCGGAAATTCGCTGGCAGTTTTGGCAACAACTCTGGACGATTCTGGTGAAAAAGCCTCAAGTTCTCAATATGTATTTAGGTCTATGCGCTGCGGGAGAACATTTTTGGGAGTACCGTACTTTAGCTAGGGAACGGATTACTCAACAATTAGGCTACGACCCCCTGAAAGTCTCTGTGTTACCTAAGCCAGAACTGATGCTGACCAAATAG
- a CDS encoding FMN-dependent NADH-azoreductase, producing the protein MANILHIDSSPRGDRSISRKLSYEFLTSWKDTHPGDTVTYRDLGHNPVPHVDEPWIAAAFSSPDSHTPELKAAIELSDTLIDEFLAADRFVFGVPMYNLNIPSTFKAYIDQIVRVGRTFSVDANGYKGLVDSSKKVLIITSRGGSYPPGTPYAAYDYQEPYLRAILGFMGLTDVTFIHAESLNMGEDAREKSLADAKDAIAQAVANW; encoded by the coding sequence ATGGCAAATATCCTCCACATTGATTCTAGCCCACGCGGCGATCGCTCTATTTCCCGTAAACTCTCTTACGAGTTCCTAACATCTTGGAAAGATACCCATCCTGGTGATACCGTAACTTACCGGGATTTAGGCCACAATCCTGTTCCCCATGTAGATGAACCCTGGATTGCGGCGGCGTTTTCTTCACCAGATTCCCACACTCCCGAATTGAAAGCAGCAATAGAGCTGTCTGATACCCTCATTGATGAATTTCTCGCCGCCGATCGCTTCGTTTTTGGTGTGCCGATGTATAACTTAAATATACCATCGACTTTCAAGGCGTATATCGACCAAATAGTCCGTGTAGGACGTACCTTTAGTGTTGATGCAAATGGCTATAAAGGTTTAGTTGATAGCAGCAAAAAAGTACTCATTATTACCTCGCGCGGTGGTAGTTATCCACCAGGAACCCCCTATGCAGCCTATGACTATCAAGAACCTTATCTCCGTGCTATCTTAGGGTTCATGGGACTAACAGATGTTACCTTCATCCATGCTGAGTCCTTGAACATGGGCGAAGATGCTCGTGAAAAATCTCTCGCAGATGCGAAGGATGCGATCGCTCAAGCTGTGGCTAACTGGTAG